From Paraglaciecola sp. L1A13:
GCTGAGTTATTTAGTTGGTCAGCAATTGGTGCTCGAACATCTGAGTCTCAGACTCACCGTGAAATGGCCAGTGGCTTGTCTATGCCCGTAGGTTTTAAAAATGGTACGGATGGCAGTTTAGATATAGCAATAAATGCTTTGCAGTCTGCAGCATCAGGCCACAGTTTTATGGGAATTAATGGTGAAGGGCAAGTTAGCGTGATCAAAACGCAAGGTAACCCTGACGGACATATTATTCTTCGCGGCGGTAAACAGCCGAACTATGATTCAGTCTGTGTGGCTGATTGCGAAGAAGAAATGCGCAGCGCGAAACTCAGTGCTGGTTTGGTTGTAGATTGCAGTCATGCTAACTCAAGTAAAGACTACCGCCGTCAACCCTTAGTGGCCAAAAATGTGGTTAATCAAATACTCGAGGGTAATCAGTCTGTTATTGGTATTATGTTAGAAAGCCATTTAAAATCCGGTAATCAAAGCAATAAGGGGAAAACAGCTAACGAGCTAGAGTATGGTGTATCGATCACCGATGGCTGTATAGATTGGGAATCTACGGATGAGTTAATTAACCACATGCGTGATAAACTCATTACTGTATTGCCGTTGAGGTTAAACAAACTAAACAGCCCTGATTAATAGGAACTTGCATGTCAACCGAACTTGATAAATTACGTGACCAAATAGACGCTGTCGATTCTGAATTAGTGGCGTTATTAGCAAAACGTGCTGCGTTGACTGAACAAGTTGGTGTATACAAAAGTAAGGTTGGCTTGCCCATTTATGTGCCGGCACGTGAAGCCGAATTAATTGAACAGCGCTGCGGGCAAGCCGAAGCGCTAGGCGTGCCCCCGTCGTTGGTTGAAGATTTGCTAAGACGCATCATGCGAGAGTCTTACCACACACAAAATAAACGCTATATGTGTTGCGCGCCACAGGTCAATAAAATTGTGGTTATTGGTGGGGCTGGTGCACTTGGACGGATTTTTGTCGAAATGTTCACGCGCAGTGGATATACGGT
This genomic window contains:
- a CDS encoding 3-deoxy-7-phosphoheptulonate synthase; the encoded protein is MLRDNINNINVTSETVLITPEALKNELPVTDHALSVIQSSRQIISDIIHRKDHRFLVISGPCSIHDIDAAKEYALKLKELHESCKDTLYIVMRVYFEKPRTTVGWKGLINDPHIDDTFDIETGLRKARELLIWLAELEIPVATEALDPISPQYLAELFSWSAIGARTSESQTHREMASGLSMPVGFKNGTDGSLDIAINALQSAASGHSFMGINGEGQVSVIKTQGNPDGHIILRGGKQPNYDSVCVADCEEEMRSAKLSAGLVVDCSHANSSKDYRRQPLVAKNVVNQILEGNQSVIGIMLESHLKSGNQSNKGKTANELEYGVSITDGCIDWESTDELINHMRDKLITVLPLRLNKLNSPD